A section of the Polyangia bacterium genome encodes:
- a CDS encoding PAS domain S-box protein, giving the protein MSQAPLPVDLARQLVIASAEGMAVFDPELRCCYWNSGMERLLGTTADDAVGKPAPELLPFLVENQELTSIRRALAGEEVAARDQPFLAAGAARSGYCERRYAPWRSDQGDTIGVIAIVRDVTEQRQIQQHVQESESRFKIMADVAPVLLWMSDTSALCTFFNQTWLTFTGRTLEQEWGVGWAEGVYFEDFQDCVDTYMTAFRHRQLFEMEYRLRRADGEYRWILDRGTPRYDTSGRFAGYIGSCIDITERKNLEIELLSSVRVRDEFLSIASHELRTPLAAMQLQVENMDRMVQKRGAEHLANGRLSADLERAGGHVRRMTRLVDTLLDISRLSAGRLELERKEMDLVTLVQDVVRTMRAAATAAGCELQLSAPATAVGCWDRLRLEQVLTNLLANAIKFGAGKPIDVVVSVEGPLARLSVADRGIGIPREQQKRIFERFERGVSSRHFGGFGLGLWISKQIIDAHEGTIRVDSRPGQGAMFAFEIPFGPSHG; this is encoded by the coding sequence ATGAGCCAGGCACCCCTGCCCGTTGATCTGGCCCGGCAGCTGGTGATCGCCAGCGCCGAGGGCATGGCGGTCTTCGATCCTGAGCTGCGCTGTTGCTACTGGAACAGCGGCATGGAGCGATTGCTGGGCACCACCGCCGACGACGCGGTGGGAAAACCAGCGCCCGAGCTGTTGCCATTCCTGGTCGAGAACCAGGAGCTGACGTCGATTCGCCGCGCCCTGGCCGGCGAAGAAGTGGCCGCCCGCGACCAACCCTTCCTGGCCGCCGGCGCCGCCCGCAGCGGTTACTGCGAGCGCCGCTACGCGCCCTGGCGATCCGATCAAGGCGACACCATCGGTGTCATCGCCATCGTGCGCGACGTGACCGAGCAGCGGCAGATACAGCAGCACGTCCAGGAGAGCGAGTCGCGTTTCAAGATCATGGCCGATGTGGCGCCGGTGTTGCTGTGGATGTCGGACACCAGCGCGCTGTGCACGTTCTTCAACCAGACCTGGCTGACCTTCACCGGCCGCACGCTGGAGCAGGAGTGGGGCGTGGGCTGGGCGGAGGGCGTGTACTTCGAAGATTTTCAAGACTGCGTCGACACGTACATGACCGCCTTCCGCCATCGACAATTATTCGAGATGGAGTATCGCCTGCGCCGCGCCGACGGCGAGTACCGCTGGATCCTCGATCGCGGCACGCCCCGTTATGACACCAGTGGCCGCTTCGCCGGATACATCGGGTCCTGCATCGACATCACCGAACGCAAGAACCTGGAGATTGAGCTTTTGTCGTCGGTGCGGGTGCGCGATGAATTCCTGTCCATCGCCTCGCACGAGCTGCGCACGCCGCTGGCGGCGATGCAGCTGCAGGTCGAGAACATGGATCGCATGGTGCAAAAGCGCGGCGCCGAACACCTGGCCAACGGGCGGCTGTCCGCCGATCTGGAACGCGCCGGCGGCCACGTGCGACGCATGACCCGCCTGGTCGACACCTTGCTGGACATCTCGCGCCTGTCGGCCGGCCGGCTGGAGTTGGAGCGCAAAGAGATGGACCTGGTGACGCTGGTGCAGGACGTGGTGCGAACCATGCGCGCGGCCGCCACCGCCGCCGGATGCGAGCTGCAGCTATCGGCCCCAGCGACGGCGGTGGGGTGCTGGGATCGCCTGCGCCTGGAACAAGTGCTGACCAACCTCCTCGCCAACGCGATCAAGTTCGGCGCCGGCAAACCCATCGACGTGGTGGTCAGCGTCGAAGGCCCGCTGGCGCGCCTGTCGGTCGCCGATCGCGGCATCGGCATTCCGCGCGAGCAACAAAAACGCATCTTCGAACGCTTCGAGCGCGGCGTCTCCAGCCGTCACTTCGGCGGCTTCGGCCTGGGTCTGTGGATCAGCAAACAGATCATCGACGCCCACGAAGGAACCATCCGGGTCGACAGCCGCCCCGGACAAGGCGCCATGTTCGCGTTCGAAATTCCTTTCGGCCCGAGCCATGGATGA
- a CDS encoding toluene hydroxylase — MARLAGSPLKTYAHLADLPRKPSRYDIATSALDYRGSRPFAVNVPLGDWYRRHQQESPLATADWATFADPRQTDYTAYVRLQQAQEAHVDGVLRSMEESHYDQDQPAAAHALLERALTPLRYVFHGFQMVAAYVGQMAPVSRITIAALLQAADETRRIQRIAYRMAQVRLQRPSFGDGSLAAWQEDPTWQPLRELVERLLVAYDWGEAFVALNVCAKPLLDDLFMVQLPLLAKERGDFLLGQIASSLNRDCDWHRQWTASLLAVALRASPANRAAVERWREIWWPRALLAAEALVPLLGDGGAALVAASRERALGFIDRLELRPTS; from the coding sequence ATGGCCAGGCTGGCCGGAAGCCCGCTCAAGACGTACGCGCACCTGGCCGATCTGCCGCGCAAGCCATCCCGATATGACATCGCCACCTCGGCGCTGGACTATCGCGGCAGCCGGCCGTTCGCCGTCAACGTTCCGCTGGGCGATTGGTATCGGCGGCACCAGCAAGAATCGCCGCTGGCGACGGCGGACTGGGCCACCTTCGCCGATCCCCGGCAGACCGATTACACCGCGTACGTGCGCCTGCAACAGGCCCAGGAAGCGCACGTCGACGGGGTGCTGCGATCGATGGAGGAATCGCACTACGACCAGGACCAGCCGGCCGCCGCGCACGCGTTGCTGGAACGGGCGCTGACGCCGCTGCGGTATGTCTTTCACGGCTTTCAGATGGTGGCGGCGTACGTCGGGCAGATGGCCCCGGTCAGCCGCATCACCATCGCCGCGCTTTTACAGGCGGCCGACGAGACCCGGCGCATCCAGCGCATCGCCTATCGCATGGCCCAAGTTCGTCTGCAGCGTCCGTCCTTCGGCGATGGCAGCCTGGCGGCCTGGCAAGAAGATCCGACGTGGCAACCGCTGCGCGAGTTGGTCGAGCGGCTGCTGGTGGCCTATGACTGGGGCGAGGCGTTCGTGGCCCTCAACGTTTGCGCCAAGCCGTTGCTGGATGATCTGTTCATGGTCCAGCTGCCGCTGCTGGCGAAGGAGCGCGGGGATTTCCTGCTGGGCCAGATCGCCTCGTCGCTGAACCGTGACTGCGACTGGCATCGGCAGTGGACGGCGTCGCTGCTGGCGGTGGCGTTGCGGGCGTCACCTGCCAACCGCGCGGCGGTGGAACGCTGGCGCGAGATCTGGTGGCCGCGCGCGCTGCTGGCCGCGGAGGCCTTGGTTCCCTTGCTAGGCGACGGGGGCGCGGCGTTGGTCGCCGCCAGCCGCGAGCGCGCGCTGGGCTTCATCGATCGACTGGAGCTGCGACCGACCTCATGA
- a CDS encoding MmoB/DmpM family protein, giving the protein MPLTKGWWTMTTQRENDRQSVGPVLQAGPVANAIVLAIRQQNDDVRVVDRGAYLRVSCHARCAVSRAAIESILRRRFVLPGDLELVMSSFKGHFHVDEDEACWELVGGNANLPPSAPPKGAR; this is encoded by the coding sequence ATGCCTCTGACGAAGGGGTGGTGGACGATGACGACCCAGAGGGAAAATGATCGGCAAAGCGTGGGGCCGGTGCTACAGGCGGGACCGGTGGCGAACGCCATCGTGCTGGCCATTCGCCAGCAGAACGATGACGTGCGCGTCGTCGATCGCGGCGCTTACTTGCGCGTATCGTGCCACGCTCGCTGCGCCGTCAGCCGCGCGGCCATCGAGTCCATCTTGCGCCGCCGGTTCGTCTTGCCCGGCGACCTGGAGCTGGTGATGTCGTCGTTCAAAGGCCACTTTCACGTCGACGAGGACGAAGCCTGCTGGGAACTGGTTGGCGGCAACGCCAACCTTCCACCATCGGCGCCGCCGAAAGGAGCGCGCTGA
- a CDS encoding Rieske 2Fe-2S domain-containing protein, whose protein sequence is MALRRVAALDHLRPGEMKGVVVDGQPVVVLNVAGQVCAYADRCLHKGVPLSTGRLIDDVLLCDVHYWEYDSRTGCGINPSGVRLQKFRVAVDNDGIWVDASDEGVVDDDDPEGK, encoded by the coding sequence ATGGCCCTGCGGCGGGTGGCGGCGCTGGACCATCTGCGCCCTGGTGAAATGAAAGGCGTGGTGGTCGACGGACAGCCGGTGGTGGTGCTGAACGTGGCCGGCCAGGTTTGCGCCTACGCCGATCGCTGCCTGCACAAAGGGGTGCCGCTGTCGACCGGGCGGCTCATCGACGACGTTCTGCTGTGCGACGTTCACTACTGGGAATACGACTCGCGCACCGGCTGCGGGATCAATCCGTCGGGTGTGCGGCTGCAGAAATTTCGGGTGGCGGTCGACAACGACGGCATCTGGGTGGATGCCTCTGACGAAGGGGTGGTGGACGATGACGACCCAGAGGGAAAATGA
- a CDS encoding toluene-4-monooxygenase system B family protein, giving the protein MIPLYGFLQGDSMGLLILARAEDTLGRLAEKLQSAADVRVAPLRRLRIVVAGRALDAEMTVAAAGLSALDKFEVTGGR; this is encoded by the coding sequence ATGATTCCGCTTTACGGATTTTTGCAGGGCGATTCGATGGGGCTTTTGATCCTGGCCCGCGCGGAAGACACGTTGGGGCGGCTGGCGGAGAAGCTGCAGTCGGCGGCCGACGTGCGCGTCGCGCCCCTGCGCAGGCTGCGCATCGTCGTCGCCGGCCGCGCCCTGGACGCCGAGATGACCGTCGCCGCCGCTGGCCTGTCGGCGCTGGACAAGTTTGAAGTAACGGGAGGCCGCTGA
- a CDS encoding toluene monooxygenase, with the protein MLKRAQWFDLARHLDWQPSYVSEAEAFPLIPAGQPWLPWEEWSAWDEPFRTTYAEYVATQHEKESALFAVQEAVGRPDDFRKLPREWLSAVKLHTASLPLAEFAAVIGNLRAARFGRTSAWRTTALFGALDEFRHTQIPLLLMHDLVAHDPQFDWTHRLYHSNNWVAIAARHLSDELLSGANAIEFAVATNFVFETGFTNLQFVGLSALARQVGDHLFEKMLGSIQSDEARHAQIGEPVLRTLVKHDREYAQYLVDKWFWRSWLLFAVITGFAMDYLTPLHQRTSSFKEFVQEWIVDQYLRMLEDVGLSRPWYWPMFEQALNNYHHMVYVSAYTYRASVWFDLVVPGPEERRWLRAHYPESWDDLDPIWERITQRWKETDPSNDFGVHGTAIIGFCHLCQLVLCNGTPRANGATTVQANGQKYIFCSEPCRWIFEQETGRYADHKDVVKRVLAGEAPANLVALLREYFGLSFETWGKDAYGGHYPWAERPR; encoded by the coding sequence ATGCTCAAACGCGCACAGTGGTTCGATCTCGCCCGCCACCTGGACTGGCAGCCGAGTTACGTCTCCGAAGCGGAGGCCTTCCCGCTTATCCCTGCTGGCCAGCCGTGGCTGCCGTGGGAAGAGTGGTCGGCCTGGGACGAACCTTTCCGTACCACCTATGCCGAGTACGTGGCCACCCAGCACGAAAAGGAATCGGCTTTGTTCGCGGTGCAAGAGGCGGTGGGGCGTCCCGATGATTTCCGCAAACTGCCCCGCGAGTGGTTAAGCGCGGTCAAACTGCACACCGCCAGTCTGCCCCTGGCCGAGTTCGCCGCGGTGATCGGCAACCTGCGCGCCGCCCGCTTTGGCCGCACCAGCGCCTGGCGAACCACCGCGCTGTTCGGCGCCCTGGATGAATTCCGCCACACCCAGATTCCGCTTTTGCTGATGCATGATCTGGTGGCGCACGATCCGCAGTTTGACTGGACGCACCGGCTTTATCACTCGAACAACTGGGTGGCCATCGCCGCCCGCCACCTCAGCGACGAGCTTCTGTCCGGCGCCAACGCCATCGAATTCGCGGTGGCCACCAACTTTGTCTTCGAGACCGGCTTCACCAATCTTCAGTTCGTGGGGCTGTCGGCGCTGGCCCGGCAGGTGGGCGATCACCTGTTCGAAAAAATGCTGGGCAGCATTCAAAGCGACGAGGCCCGCCACGCCCAGATCGGCGAGCCCGTGCTGCGCACGCTGGTCAAACACGACCGCGAATACGCCCAGTACCTGGTGGACAAATGGTTCTGGCGCAGCTGGCTGCTTTTCGCCGTGATCACCGGCTTCGCCATGGATTACCTGACGCCGCTGCACCAGCGGACGTCGTCGTTCAAAGAATTCGTGCAGGAGTGGATCGTCGATCAGTACCTGCGCATGTTGGAAGACGTCGGCCTGTCGCGTCCCTGGTACTGGCCGATGTTCGAACAGGCGCTGAACAATTATCACCACATGGTTTACGTCAGCGCGTACACCTATCGCGCTTCTGTCTGGTTCGATCTGGTGGTGCCAGGGCCGGAGGAACGGCGCTGGTTGCGCGCGCACTATCCGGAGTCGTGGGACGATCTGGATCCGATCTGGGAACGCATCACCCAGCGCTGGAAAGAGACGGATCCGAGCAACGACTTTGGCGTGCACGGCACGGCGATCATCGGGTTTTGTCACCTGTGCCAGCTGGTGCTGTGCAACGGGACGCCGCGGGCCAACGGCGCCACCACCGTGCAGGCGAACGGCCAGAAATACATCTTCTGCTCCGAGCCGTGCCGCTGGATCTTCGAACAGGAAACCGGCCGCTATGCCGATCACAAGGACGTGGTGAAGCGGGTGCTGGCCGGCGAGGCGCCCGCCAACCTGGTGGCGCTGCTGCGCGAATACTTCGGCCTCAGCTTCGAAACCTGGGGGAAGGACGCGTACGGGGGCCATTACCCGTGGGCGGAGCGACCGCGATGA
- a CDS encoding NlpC/P60 family protein, which produces MISLRGLAIVACGAGLIAGACTGLLPAGATAVDRTPPPTPAVDAFCLTRLADPPRTRVERPCGTARAMLTDDARSVVLVGPKRRFEEATAKSAVVTTAWVRVLPAPFAGTIDVATTAWLNAALADARPDILALSMQYIAGAPPLFDDHQVQIAGDADYGPPGIRGARREGADFNDYLGQPWSFADGKKRRPRGDMLHSLDCSGFIRMIWGFRAGLPMAHAAVTVGDAIPRRAAQMNTLAPGVVIIARHAARGTTTAPPPLDRLQPGDLVFFDADPSDGTAIDHVGIYLDKDLGGHLRFISSRKGANGPTLGDEHGASLLDGTGLYARSFRSARRL; this is translated from the coding sequence ATGATTTCACTGCGCGGCTTGGCCATCGTCGCGTGCGGCGCTGGATTGATCGCCGGCGCCTGCACGGGGTTGCTGCCTGCCGGTGCGACCGCCGTCGATCGAACACCGCCGCCGACGCCGGCAGTCGATGCGTTCTGCCTGACCCGCCTGGCTGATCCACCGCGTACGCGGGTGGAACGACCCTGCGGCACGGCGCGCGCGATGCTGACGGACGACGCCCGCAGCGTCGTCTTGGTGGGGCCGAAACGCCGCTTCGAAGAGGCCACCGCCAAGTCCGCCGTGGTCACCACGGCCTGGGTTCGCGTGCTGCCCGCGCCGTTCGCCGGCACGATCGACGTCGCCACCACCGCCTGGCTGAACGCCGCGCTGGCCGACGCCCGTCCGGACATTCTGGCGCTATCGATGCAATACATCGCCGGCGCGCCGCCCCTGTTCGACGACCACCAGGTGCAGATCGCCGGCGACGCCGACTATGGGCCGCCTGGAATTCGCGGCGCGCGCCGAGAAGGCGCCGACTTCAACGATTACCTGGGCCAGCCGTGGTCCTTCGCCGACGGGAAGAAAAGGCGACCACGCGGCGACATGTTGCACAGTCTGGATTGCTCTGGGTTCATCCGCATGATCTGGGGTTTTCGCGCTGGTCTGCCGATGGCGCACGCGGCGGTCACCGTCGGAGACGCCATCCCGCGCCGGGCCGCGCAGATGAACACGCTGGCGCCCGGCGTGGTGATCATCGCCAGGCATGCAGCGAGGGGAACCACGACAGCGCCACCGCCCCTCGATCGGCTGCAGCCGGGCGACCTGGTGTTTTTCGACGCCGATCCCTCCGACGGCACCGCCATCGATCACGTGGGCATCTACCTGGACAAAGATCTCGGCGGGCACCTTCGGTTTATCTCCAGCCGCAAGGGCGCCAACGGACCTACATTGGGTGACGAGCACGGCGCTTCGCTGCTCGACGGAACAGGGCTTTACGCCCGATCGTTTCGCTCGGCCCGGCGTCTTTAA
- a CDS encoding ThuA domain-containing protein produces MKTRSTWGLAVGALVGSLLAAQSASAVAPFKIFMIASTAPDHLEMTAAARTALAQLGPANGFTVDFTTDPTLINDANLAQYQVFLQMHLAPFEINLDQRGPLERFVQSGKGWVGVHGAGLIIPSSYVKRNYPNWDFYSTLLGGIVWVTHPALQNGTVIIEDRAQPMTKNLPATFTIRDEWYEWDANPRTKVHVLGDADEKTYQQVKPQGDHPMIWTCPAFQRAIYIGIGHDASDWNNNNFSMLIRDSLLWAASGTLTAPPTDGGVDGSSADAASADGDVTNGGDAAADSLSADGGGSGGQATGGSGGGTAGGGAGGGKFGTGGAAGGAGRSGSADHGGSGACSYGAGGGVSAMGGILFVTLIAHRRRPQKRRPRA; encoded by the coding sequence TTGAAAACACGTTCAACTTGGGGGTTGGCCGTCGGGGCGCTGGTCGGCAGTCTGCTGGCCGCCCAATCGGCGTCGGCCGTGGCGCCGTTCAAGATCTTCATGATCGCCTCGACCGCGCCCGATCATCTGGAGATGACCGCGGCGGCCCGCACCGCGCTGGCCCAGCTGGGACCGGCCAACGGTTTCACCGTCGATTTCACCACCGATCCGACGCTGATCAACGACGCCAATCTGGCCCAGTATCAAGTCTTCCTGCAGATGCACCTGGCCCCGTTCGAGATCAACCTTGATCAACGCGGCCCGCTGGAGCGATTTGTTCAATCGGGCAAGGGCTGGGTGGGCGTGCACGGCGCTGGACTTATCATTCCCTCGTCGTACGTGAAGCGGAACTATCCCAACTGGGATTTTTATTCGACGCTGCTGGGCGGGATCGTCTGGGTGACGCACCCGGCGTTGCAGAACGGAACCGTGATCATCGAGGATCGCGCGCAGCCGATGACCAAGAACTTGCCGGCGACGTTCACCATCCGTGACGAGTGGTACGAATGGGACGCCAATCCTCGCACGAAGGTGCACGTCCTGGGCGATGCGGACGAGAAGACTTATCAGCAGGTGAAGCCGCAGGGCGACCACCCGATGATCTGGACCTGTCCGGCGTTCCAGCGCGCGATCTATATCGGCATTGGTCACGACGCCTCGGACTGGAACAACAACAATTTTTCGATGCTGATTCGCGATTCGTTGTTGTGGGCGGCCAGCGGAACGCTAACGGCTCCGCCGACCGACGGCGGTGTCGACGGGAGCAGCGCTGACGCGGCCAGCGCGGACGGCGACGTCACGAACGGCGGCGACGCGGCGGCTGACAGCCTCAGCGCCGACGGCGGAGGAAGCGGCGGCCAGGCGACGGGCGGCAGCGGCGGCGGGACGGCCGGCGGCGGAGCAGGCGGAGGCAAATTCGGAACCGGGGGCGCGGCGGGCGGAGCAGGGAGGTCCGGCAGTGCTGACCACGGTGGCTCTGGCGCTTGTTCTTATGGTGCTGGCGGCGGCGTCAGTGCCATGGGCGGCATTTTGTTTGTGACATTGATCGCGCACCGGCGCAGGCCGCAGAAACGCCGGCCACGGGCCTGA
- a CDS encoding protein kinase, which produces MSHIPGTEEQSPFVRTLHGGSGIPGSEVVADRTGSIYKLGRRLGTTGDVFELEDSAFAEPAVIKLFPRAAGLDAYALDAFARAAAAASAIGHPQIARTLDAGVLENGTPFLVVERLTGQTLKELLAHRVALAPADGLALLRAVGGALSAAHEAGLVHGELRPDNIFVVDSQRRAGPGRGPAVKVLDFGVSYLTAPLRQMGLAVSDEALSFLSPEQMQVQVLPDELDGRTDEYALAVVAHRLLAPAQARRSPALTAVLSMARSEKAADRFDSIELFLTALGEVVGGAGSTAAFGVRRETLKPLPDTDITPIGGGTPSPRPMPRHLARGGQSGGYGTMTRQFFEEGNRMDEEAVAAARNPSLAVATSGASLSALRIPTHRGRKVVAAVAVLAVAGVVAMAWSGMWGPLLAVRENAGVVFSKLQHPNGSEARPLPPTGASAPIKPAIPVASAAAPAAPGAAIAAAPMPSPSVVTEQPTPRTEKTAVAAAPVAASPKPSPERATAPSPTAQRPKANETIANPGDDLASSRRPAPAVQRASGRHEPLRGYVWSPKERRLVRSNRSDADAPLPLSRQSTSSLSSSPPSSAPAQWAVPSPSAASFSSLPVPSPIEPPPQAPPVLDPGAHEPSPSPAPSPAPVVP; this is translated from the coding sequence ATGAGCCACATCCCGGGAACAGAAGAGCAAAGTCCCTTTGTCCGCACGCTGCACGGAGGCTCGGGCATTCCGGGATCAGAGGTGGTGGCCGATCGCACCGGATCGATCTACAAGCTCGGCCGTCGGCTGGGAACAACGGGCGACGTCTTCGAGCTTGAGGACAGCGCCTTCGCCGAGCCGGCGGTGATCAAACTGTTTCCGCGCGCCGCCGGGCTGGACGCTTACGCGCTGGACGCGTTCGCGCGCGCCGCCGCGGCGGCGTCGGCCATCGGCCATCCGCAGATCGCGCGCACTCTCGACGCCGGCGTGCTGGAGAACGGCACGCCCTTCCTGGTGGTCGAAAGATTGACGGGCCAGACACTGAAAGAGCTCCTCGCGCATCGGGTGGCGCTGGCGCCGGCCGATGGTTTGGCGCTGCTCCGTGCCGTCGGTGGCGCGTTATCCGCTGCGCACGAGGCCGGTCTGGTGCACGGCGAGCTTCGCCCCGACAATATCTTTGTCGTCGACAGCCAACGGCGCGCCGGGCCGGGCCGTGGACCGGCAGTCAAGGTTCTGGACTTCGGCGTCTCGTATCTGACCGCGCCGCTTCGGCAGATGGGACTGGCGGTCAGCGACGAGGCGCTGTCATTTCTCAGTCCCGAACAGATGCAGGTGCAGGTGCTGCCCGACGAGCTCGACGGCCGCACCGACGAATATGCTCTGGCGGTGGTGGCGCACCGTTTGCTGGCGCCGGCGCAAGCGCGGCGCTCACCGGCTTTGACGGCGGTGTTGAGCATGGCCCGCAGCGAGAAGGCCGCCGATCGTTTCGACAGCATCGAGCTTTTCCTGACCGCGCTCGGCGAGGTGGTGGGGGGCGCCGGTTCGACCGCCGCCTTCGGCGTGCGACGCGAAACGCTGAAGCCGTTGCCGGACACAGACATCACGCCCATCGGCGGCGGCACGCCGTCGCCGCGGCCCATGCCTCGCCACCTGGCCCGCGGTGGCCAGAGCGGCGGCTACGGGACGATGACCCGGCAGTTTTTCGAGGAAGGCAACCGGATGGACGAAGAAGCGGTCGCCGCCGCGCGAAATCCGTCGCTGGCGGTGGCAACATCCGGGGCCTCGCTGTCGGCGCTGCGCATCCCCACCCACCGCGGTCGCAAGGTGGTGGCCGCGGTGGCCGTGCTTGCCGTGGCCGGTGTGGTGGCGATGGCGTGGTCGGGCATGTGGGGTCCGCTGCTGGCGGTTCGGGAGAACGCTGGTGTCGTGTTCTCGAAATTGCAGCACCCGAACGGCTCGGAAGCGCGACCTCTGCCGCCAACCGGCGCATCCGCGCCGATCAAGCCTGCGATCCCGGTCGCGTCGGCGGCCGCCCCCGCCGCGCCAGGCGCAGCGATCGCCGCCGCGCCGATGCCGTCGCCGTCCGTGGTCACCGAGCAGCCAACGCCGCGGACGGAAAAAACCGCCGTGGCCGCCGCGCCAGTCGCTGCTTCACCGAAGCCCTCGCCCGAGCGGGCCACCGCCCCATCGCCGACCGCCCAGCGGCCGAAGGCGAATGAAACAATCGCGAACCCCGGCGACGATCTGGCGTCGTCTCGCCGCCCGGCGCCAGCTGTGCAGCGGGCGTCCGGCCGGCACGAGCCGCTGCGCGGGTACGTCTGGTCGCCGAAGGAACGTCGTCTGGTTCGATCGAATCGTTCGGACGCCGACGCGCCTCTCCCGCTCTCGCGGCAATCAACATCATCATTATCATCATCGCCCCCGTCATCGGCGCCTGCGCAATGGGCGGTCCCATCGCCGTCGGCGGCCTCCTTTTCATCCCTGCCGGTTCCCTCGCCGATCGAGCCGCCGCCCCAGGCGCCGCCCGTCCTCGATCCGGGAGCCCACGAACCCTCGCCGTCTCCGGCTCCGTCGCCCGCGCCCGTCGTTCCTTAG
- a CDS encoding OmpA family protein: MKRGGWFVLSGLVSVVAAGGCSHQTPPAPQQPTAAEIPPAVKAAPRVARVEAPPAAMQSTDPASIYFDFDSSLLGADARNTLAKVATKLKDQDATAISVEGNCDELGTVEYNLALGQQRADAAKQYLVRMGVDPRKVQTASYGSQRPRYPGHDDSARAKNRRDDIVNR, encoded by the coding sequence ATGAAACGTGGTGGTTGGTTCGTGTTGTCTGGTTTGGTCTCGGTCGTGGCGGCAGGTGGCTGTTCCCATCAGACGCCGCCGGCGCCGCAGCAACCCACGGCGGCAGAAATCCCCCCGGCGGTGAAGGCGGCACCTCGGGTGGCCCGCGTCGAAGCGCCGCCGGCGGCGATGCAGTCGACGGATCCGGCGTCGATTTACTTTGATTTTGATTCGTCGCTGCTGGGCGCCGACGCGCGCAACACACTGGCCAAGGTGGCCACCAAGCTCAAGGACCAGGACGCCACCGCCATCTCCGTCGAGGGCAACTGCGACGAGCTCGGCACCGTCGAGTACAACCTGGCACTGGGGCAGCAGCGCGCCGACGCCGCCAAACAATACCTGGTGCGCATGGGCGTCGACCCACGGAAGGTGCAGACCGCCAGCTATGGGTCACAACGCCCGCGCTATCCTGGCCACGACGACAGCGCGCGCGCCAAGAACCGTCGCGACGACATCGTCAATCGATGA